The following proteins are co-located in the Maridesulfovibrio sp. genome:
- a CDS encoding phosphatidylserine decarboxylase family protein translates to MTCNRYWTKNIFLFLCSLLLCLGLSVSANGASQPTVSTEAQQLIPVVQEFKDLIENDPQLLMLFTQMFEMLPDKPEFKDDPSGNPQIHDYKQMLQKISEISLQAPDFNQTGMVGFPINAILNWPMGTTAGTSAFLDSRVNAQLKKILNQWAVFLESPDSRYVLSKDPKKGWFGQDAQKAMPGFEKDFICDPGKPYHGFKSWDDFFTRQFRKGRRPVVSPKDDAVIANACESAPFNLAKNVKMRDQFWIKGQPYSLYHMLDGDPLASQFEGGTIYQAFLSALSYHRWHSPVSGKIVKTKLIDGSYYAQSPTAGFDPASPNKSQGYITQVAARGLIFIEADNPDIGLMAIMFVGMAEVSSNEITVYEGQHVNKGDQLGMFHFGGSTHVLIFRPGVNLDFDLHGQTPGLESTNIPVRSRIATVRKP, encoded by the coding sequence ATGACATGTAATCGGTATTGGACAAAAAATATTTTCCTGTTCCTTTGCAGCCTGCTCCTCTGTCTAGGTCTTTCAGTCTCAGCGAACGGAGCATCGCAACCGACAGTTTCAACAGAAGCCCAACAGCTTATTCCGGTCGTTCAGGAGTTCAAAGACCTTATTGAGAACGACCCGCAGCTGCTTATGCTTTTCACTCAAATGTTTGAAATGCTCCCTGACAAACCGGAATTTAAAGATGATCCGTCAGGGAATCCGCAAATCCATGACTACAAACAGATGTTGCAGAAAATAAGTGAAATTTCACTACAGGCACCGGACTTCAACCAAACAGGAATGGTGGGATTTCCCATCAATGCCATTTTGAACTGGCCTATGGGCACTACAGCCGGAACAAGTGCCTTCCTCGACAGCCGGGTTAATGCTCAGTTGAAAAAGATACTCAACCAATGGGCTGTATTCCTTGAATCACCAGATTCAAGATATGTACTCAGCAAGGACCCGAAAAAAGGATGGTTCGGGCAGGATGCGCAAAAGGCTATGCCCGGTTTTGAAAAAGACTTCATCTGCGATCCAGGCAAACCATATCACGGTTTCAAATCGTGGGACGACTTCTTCACCCGCCAATTCAGAAAAGGAAGGAGACCTGTTGTCTCACCGAAAGACGATGCGGTTATTGCGAACGCCTGTGAATCAGCACCGTTCAATCTGGCTAAAAACGTAAAGATGAGAGATCAATTCTGGATTAAGGGTCAACCCTATTCACTCTACCATATGCTCGACGGCGATCCGCTGGCTTCGCAGTTTGAAGGCGGCACAATTTATCAGGCATTTTTAAGTGCGTTAAGCTATCACCGCTGGCACAGCCCGGTCAGCGGAAAGATCGTGAAGACAAAACTTATTGACGGCTCATACTATGCCCAGTCACCCACAGCCGGATTTGATCCGGCCAGCCCCAACAAATCCCAAGGCTATATAACCCAAGTAGCGGCCCGTGGACTTATCTTCATTGAAGCTGACAACCCGGATATCGGTCTAATGGCAATTATGTTCGTCGGTATGGCGGAGGTTTCTTCCAACGAGATTACTGTTTACGAAGGACAACACGTAAATAAAGGCGATCAACTCGGCATGTTTCATTTCGGAGGATCAACGCACGTGCTCATTTTCAGACCCGGAGTGAATCTCGACTTTGACCTGCACGGTCAAACTCCCGGCCTTGAATCTACGAACATTCCTGTGCGCTCACGCATAGCTACTGTTCGTAAACCTTAA
- a CDS encoding response regulator: MAQKTILVVDDEKHIRMLYREELEAGGYKVATSDGTEDILMVIGREKPDLVVLDIKLGINRSGLDLLQEIRQEDQNIPVILSTAYDSFKHDMKSIAADHYVVKSVDLSELKEKVELALS; the protein is encoded by the coding sequence ATGGCTCAGAAGACAATTTTAGTCGTTGACGACGAAAAGCATATACGGATGCTCTACAGGGAAGAGCTTGAGGCCGGAGGCTATAAAGTTGCCACTTCCGATGGGACCGAAGATATTCTTATGGTCATCGGACGTGAAAAGCCTGACCTTGTTGTTTTGGATATTAAGCTGGGAATTAACCGTTCCGGGCTGGACCTGCTGCAGGAGATAAGGCAGGAGGACCAGAATATCCCGGTTATCCTCAGCACCGCCTACGACAGCTTCAAACATGACATGAAGTCCATTGCGGCTGATCATTATGTGGTGAAATCCGTTGATTTGAGTGAGCTGAAGGAGAAAGTTGAACTTGCCTTGAGTTGA
- a CDS encoding ATP-binding protein encodes MKCKVCKAKAVVSLPSHNAAFCKEHFNNFFMRQVAQGIKNRNLLEHDDKVLVALSGGKDSLGLMYALAELGYDVTGLHIDLGIYESSIKARTVVEDFCKDKGYPLRIVELEKEGVPMPLIKKHIRRPICAICGKFKRHYFNKVAIEEGYTALATGHNLDDEVARLFANTLRWDQGYLSDQGPVLPAENGFAKKVKPLFRVTEYESAIFSFLADIPYHHLPCPFSSGASFTGHKKLWRDMELRSPGTKRAFYKGFLDRGQPAFFALEKEEKDYEIKPCTECSYPTSAGVCSICRIKRQLQESIEQEAQGAK; translated from the coding sequence ATGAAATGTAAGGTATGTAAAGCAAAGGCAGTTGTTTCCCTGCCCAGCCATAATGCCGCGTTCTGTAAGGAACATTTTAATAATTTCTTCATGCGTCAGGTTGCTCAAGGCATCAAAAACCGTAATCTTCTCGAACATGATGATAAAGTTCTGGTCGCCCTTTCCGGCGGAAAGGATTCTCTGGGACTCATGTACGCACTGGCCGAACTGGGCTACGACGTAACCGGGCTGCATATTGATCTGGGCATTTATGAATCATCCATCAAGGCCCGCACCGTTGTAGAAGATTTCTGCAAGGACAAGGGTTACCCGCTGCGTATTGTGGAACTGGAAAAAGAAGGCGTGCCTATGCCGCTGATCAAGAAGCATATCCGCCGTCCTATCTGCGCCATCTGCGGAAAATTCAAACGCCATTATTTTAACAAGGTTGCCATTGAAGAAGGCTACACCGCCCTTGCCACAGGACATAACCTTGATGACGAAGTAGCCCGCCTCTTCGCCAATACCCTGCGCTGGGATCAGGGCTACCTGTCTGATCAGGGACCGGTGCTGCCTGCGGAGAACGGTTTTGCCAAGAAGGTTAAACCTCTTTTCCGGGTTACTGAATATGAAAGTGCCATATTCTCTTTTCTTGCGGATATTCCCTATCACCACCTGCCCTGCCCGTTCAGCTCCGGCGCCAGCTTCACCGGGCACAAAAAACTCTGGCGTGATATGGAACTGCGCAGCCCCGGCACTAAACGAGCTTTCTACAAAGGATTCCTTGACCGCGGACAGCCCGCTTTCTTTGCTCTTGAAAAAGAAGAAAAGGATTACGAAATCAAGCCCTGCACTGAATGCAGCTACCCCACTTCAGCCGGAGTGTGCAGCATTTGCAGAATTAAACGCCAGTTGCAGGAATCTATCGAGCAGGAAGCCCAAGGAGCAAAATAA
- a CDS encoding aminodeoxychorismate/anthranilate synthase component II, with protein MNILLIDNNDSFTNNLEHLLAREIPGARIAVHPYAEVLGRGEDFDLSSYRLIIISPGPGCPADYPGYEAVIESGVPVLGVCLGMQIINEYFGGHTSRLDGCFHGRTERIDFVGQNLAVARYHSLYCAQLGEGLKLLSENSAHVSMAVVHESLPLLGYQFHPESFLTEQPGVFIAYALHHFGLL; from the coding sequence ATGAATATACTTCTCATCGATAACAACGACAGCTTCACCAACAACCTTGAGCATCTGTTGGCACGCGAGATTCCCGGGGCGCGAATAGCGGTGCATCCTTATGCAGAAGTTCTGGGGCGCGGGGAAGATTTTGACCTCAGCTCTTACAGGCTGATTATCATTTCTCCCGGGCCGGGATGCCCTGCGGATTATCCGGGTTATGAAGCAGTAATTGAATCAGGGGTGCCTGTGCTTGGCGTCTGCCTCGGCATGCAAATAATCAACGAATATTTCGGCGGACATACCTCACGGCTGGACGGTTGTTTTCACGGGCGTACCGAACGCATAGATTTTGTCGGACAGAATCTGGCTGTGGCTAGATATCATTCCCTCTATTGTGCGCAGTTGGGAGAGGGACTTAAGCTGCTCAGTGAAAATAGCGCCCATGTTTCCATGGCAGTGGTTCATGAAAGTCTGCCTCTTTTGGGCTATCAGTTTCATCCTGAATCATTTCTAACCGAGCAACCCGGAGTATTCATTGCATACGCCCTCCATCATTTCGGACTCCTGTAG
- a CDS encoding pyridoxal phosphate-dependent aminotransferase, producing MECISKRACEITPFLVMDVLEKAQEMERQGRSIIHMEIGEPDFDTPECVKQACIKALEAGETHYTHSLGIPELREAISKYYLDNYEVNVDPGRVIITQGTSPAMLLLFTFILDQGDNIIVSDPCYACYSNFISFSGAEANSIRTFEEDGFQYRPEAIEKAINERTKAILINSPSNPTGTLLSPERMEKIAKMGPWIISDEIYHGLVYGEKEHTILEYTDHAFVLNGFSKLFAMTGWRLGYIIAPEQYVRPMQKLCQNFFISANSMAQYAGVAALTESWDEVNRIKGIYDKRRKFLIKRLREIGFEIKVEPTGAFYVLVNMKHLAEKFDGSSLKLAFDILDKAGIGVTPGIDFGEGAEGFIRLSYANSMENLAEGMDRLEKYVKDNS from the coding sequence ATGGAATGTATTTCAAAAAGAGCCTGTGAGATCACCCCGTTCTTAGTCATGGACGTTCTGGAAAAAGCGCAGGAAATGGAACGGCAGGGCCGCAGCATTATTCACATGGAAATAGGAGAACCGGACTTCGACACTCCTGAATGTGTCAAGCAGGCCTGCATCAAGGCCTTGGAAGCCGGCGAAACCCACTACACCCATAGTCTGGGAATCCCGGAGCTGCGCGAAGCCATCAGCAAATATTATCTGGATAATTATGAAGTGAACGTTGATCCAGGACGGGTGATCATTACCCAAGGCACCTCTCCGGCAATGCTGCTGCTCTTCACCTTTATCTTGGATCAGGGTGACAACATCATTGTATCTGACCCCTGCTATGCCTGCTACAGCAACTTTATTTCCTTTTCCGGAGCCGAAGCAAACAGCATACGTACCTTTGAAGAGGACGGTTTCCAATACCGCCCGGAAGCAATTGAAAAAGCAATCAACGAACGCACCAAAGCGATCCTGATCAACTCCCCATCCAACCCTACCGGGACACTTCTCTCCCCTGAACGGATGGAAAAGATTGCCAAGATGGGACCATGGATCATTTCCGATGAAATATACCACGGCCTTGTCTACGGGGAGAAAGAACACACCATCCTCGAATACACGGACCACGCTTTTGTGCTCAACGGATTTTCCAAGCTCTTCGCCATGACCGGATGGAGGCTTGGCTACATCATCGCTCCTGAGCAGTACGTGCGTCCAATGCAGAAGCTCTGCCAGAACTTCTTCATCTCCGCAAACTCCATGGCCCAGTATGCAGGAGTAGCAGCGCTGACAGAATCATGGGATGAGGTAAACCGCATCAAAGGAATCTACGATAAACGCCGCAAGTTCCTGATCAAAAGGCTGCGCGAGATCGGCTTTGAAATCAAAGTCGAACCCACCGGAGCATTCTACGTACTAGTCAACATGAAACATCTGGCGGAAAAGTTCGACGGCAGTTCCCTCAAACTGGCCTTCGACATCCTAGATAAAGCCGGAATCGGAGTAACCCCCGGAATCGACTTCGGTGAAGGAGCCGAAGGTTTCATCCGCCTGTCCTACGCCAATTCAATGGAGAACCTTGCAGAGGGAATGGATCGGTTGGAGAAGTATGTGAAGGATAATTCCTGA
- a CDS encoding anthranilate synthase component I family protein, translated as MHTPSIISDSCSFERFREIAYYFVREHEADVLLGAPAFPDSCVSYLGIEPQDELVLQSGVCGSDVSSQMKRFCFAGDGPVIGYLAYELGHELRGVESNKTAEFPLLHLKKYRAVLIHDSGKSYLKLLCADESYRSVIADSLHKINAVPDVELPSFAAGDIRMSLDRQGYEDGVARTLEYIRDGLTYQLNLTTRLSMAGGNLDPVLWFFALHKRYPAPYYALFSSGEKVVVSTSPELFLRVEQGKVVSEPIKGTFRFEEYSEELVRSLQSSVKEDSELSMIVDLIRNDISSDCRYGSVVVEDHKSVFAVDNLLQMFSRVRGELAAGRDCIDLLLNAFPGGSITGCPKKSSMELIDKLEPHVRGPYCGSLVVINGPQDMVASIPIRTAVYDQGTKELDYWAGSGIVIDSDPEAEYRETIAKAGKILVPESV; from the coding sequence TTGCATACGCCCTCCATCATTTCGGACTCCTGTAGTTTTGAGCGCTTTCGGGAAATTGCTTATTACTTTGTGCGCGAGCATGAAGCGGATGTGCTGCTCGGTGCTCCTGCGTTTCCTGATTCATGCGTGAGCTATCTGGGCATTGAACCGCAGGACGAGCTGGTCCTGCAATCCGGTGTTTGCGGTTCAGATGTCAGCTCACAAATGAAAAGGTTCTGCTTTGCCGGGGATGGTCCTGTTATCGGTTATCTGGCCTATGAGCTTGGTCATGAATTGCGTGGAGTGGAAAGTAACAAGACTGCTGAGTTTCCGTTGCTGCATCTGAAAAAGTATCGTGCGGTGCTGATTCATGATAGTGGTAAATCGTACCTGAAATTGCTTTGCGCTGATGAAAGTTATCGGTCGGTCATTGCTGACTCTCTCCATAAAATCAATGCTGTCCCGGATGTCGAACTGCCTTCCTTTGCCGCTGGTGACATCCGTATGTCACTGGATAGACAGGGATATGAAGACGGGGTTGCACGCACTCTTGAATATATTCGTGACGGCCTTACTTACCAGCTGAACCTTACCACTCGTTTGAGCATGGCTGGTGGGAATCTTGATCCGGTACTCTGGTTTTTTGCCCTTCATAAACGTTATCCTGCTCCGTATTACGCACTTTTCAGCAGTGGTGAAAAGGTGGTGGTTTCCACTTCACCGGAGCTTTTTTTACGGGTTGAACAGGGTAAGGTTGTGTCCGAACCCATTAAGGGAACATTCCGTTTTGAGGAGTATTCTGAAGAGCTGGTCAGATCGCTGCAGAGTTCAGTAAAAGAGGATTCCGAGCTCTCCATGATCGTGGATCTGATACGTAATGATATTTCATCTGACTGTCGTTACGGGTCGGTGGTTGTTGAGGACCATAAATCCGTGTTTGCGGTGGATAATCTTTTGCAGATGTTCAGCCGGGTACGCGGGGAACTGGCTGCTGGACGGGATTGCATTGACCTGCTTTTGAATGCATTTCCCGGCGGTTCCATCACCGGATGTCCGAAAAAAAGTTCCATGGAGCTTATCGATAAGCTTGAGCCGCACGTGCGTGGCCCTTACTGCGGCAGTCTCGTGGTCATTAATGGCCCGCAGGATATGGTTGCTTCGATTCCCATCAGGACTGCTGTTTATGACCAAGGTACAAAAGAACTTGATTACTGGGCCGGAAGCGGCATTGTCATTGATTCCGATCCTGAAGCGGAGTACAGGGAAACCATTGCCAAAGCCGGCAAAATTCTGGTCCCGGAGTCTGTATGA
- a CDS encoding MoaD/ThiS family protein, producing MVIVKIEPEGQTVEYTKLNTVLQLLNKQGLHHTDTLVIRNGELLTQDEQIRQGDEIELRKVISVG from the coding sequence ATGGTAATTGTCAAAATCGAACCCGAAGGACAGACAGTAGAATACACAAAATTAAATACCGTCCTGCAACTGCTCAACAAGCAGGGGTTGCACCATACTGACACCCTTGTTATCCGAAATGGAGAGCTGCTCACCCAAGATGAGCAGATCAGGCAGGGCGATGAAATTGAACTTAGAAAAGTAATTTCCGTAGGATAA
- a CDS encoding aminotransferase class IV, which yields MIYFRNGELHEGEVCLDLAQPAFRTGYGFFETICWNGSKACHLDLHLERARNSLAEFGIAEELIDYETVIGEVVNANGILNDFARVNIFFPVENEHTRPIVCAVPFEYIPQRTWTLKPNPHIFLTPLMAHKSTNRMDYLNAWKTAQADGFDDALLQDFEGNVLESSFASLLFKAGDEFIEPKTEFKLPGTARIVAARHIEIDSAQINLVQVDKFDHVYALNSLGGMIPVTAIGKVEFEPDFVLAKEISAKILELKL from the coding sequence ATGATTTATTTCAGGAATGGTGAGTTGCATGAAGGTGAGGTTTGTCTCGATTTAGCCCAGCCCGCTTTCAGGACTGGATACGGTTTTTTTGAGACTATCTGTTGGAACGGAAGTAAAGCCTGTCATCTGGACCTGCATCTGGAGCGGGCTCGCAACAGCCTTGCTGAATTCGGGATAGCCGAAGAGCTGATTGATTATGAAACCGTCATTGGGGAAGTAGTCAACGCGAATGGTATCCTGAATGACTTTGCCCGGGTGAATATCTTCTTTCCGGTAGAGAACGAACATACCCGGCCCATCGTTTGCGCAGTACCTTTTGAATATATTCCGCAGCGCACATGGACCCTAAAGCCCAATCCGCATATTTTCCTTACCCCGCTCATGGCACATAAATCCACCAACCGCATGGATTATTTAAATGCATGGAAAACTGCACAGGCTGACGGTTTTGATGATGCCCTTCTTCAGGATTTTGAAGGTAACGTGCTGGAGTCGTCCTTTGCCTCTCTTTTATTCAAAGCAGGTGATGAATTTATTGAGCCGAAAACTGAATTTAAGCTTCCCGGTACCGCCCGTATTGTAGCTGCCCGTCATATTGAAATTGATTCCGCACAGATTAACTTGGTGCAGGTAGACAAGTTTGACCATGTTTATGCACTTAATTCACTGGGGGGCATGATTCCGGTCACTGCTATAGGTAAAGTCGAATTTGAACCTGATTTTGTTTTGGCTAAAGAGATAAGTGCCAAAATTCTAGAGCTAAAATTATAA
- a CDS encoding PilZ domain-containing protein, whose translation MVAGNTKFTVLSCGSLDNLGLQQGESVNIELFTTQERLWGEVVGFKSGVFLSVWLPALREREYQLILADDPDVTVRAKCKDCFICGFRSTVTKVMKYPYPILYLSYPESFEKVSLRKNERVECFQPVRIVYKGKELQGVFKDISKGGGRVSFTLPDGNVFFNMGHDLKADFSFKMHGDGPEVSGVGVIRNMVSGSTNVSIGLKFVKLNNGAEALLDQVIKSFSLHAGSAQ comes from the coding sequence ATGGTTGCGGGTAATACAAAGTTCACAGTTCTTTCGTGCGGTTCTCTGGATAATCTTGGGCTTCAGCAAGGTGAAAGCGTAAATATCGAACTCTTTACAACTCAGGAGCGTCTTTGGGGGGAGGTTGTCGGTTTTAAGTCCGGAGTTTTTCTTTCTGTATGGCTTCCGGCTTTGAGGGAAAGGGAATATCAGCTGATTCTGGCTGACGACCCTGATGTTACTGTCAGGGCAAAGTGTAAGGATTGCTTCATATGCGGTTTTCGGTCAACCGTGACAAAAGTTATGAAGTATCCATATCCTATCCTTTATCTCAGCTACCCGGAATCCTTTGAGAAGGTTAGTTTACGCAAGAACGAGAGAGTCGAATGTTTTCAGCCGGTACGCATTGTTTATAAGGGAAAAGAATTGCAGGGAGTCTTTAAGGACATTTCCAAGGGTGGGGGAAGGGTTTCGTTTACCTTACCAGATGGTAATGTCTTTTTTAATATGGGGCACGATCTGAAAGCTGATTTTTCTTTCAAGATGCATGGAGATGGACCGGAGGTTAGTGGGGTCGGGGTGATCCGTAACATGGTCAGTGGTTCGACCAATGTTTCCATAGGATTGAAGTTTGTTAAGCTTAACAACGGGGCAGAGGCTCTGCTGGATCAGGTTATCAAATCATTCAGTCTGCATGCCGGATCAGCTCAGTAA
- a CDS encoding glycosyltransferase family 2 protein: MGSPKVSVTMPCYNCESTVGAAIESILNQTFEDLELVTVDDGSDDNTAEILKEYAARDSRLKPIFLEHQGVVGAANAAISAASGEYIARMDADDLALPERIAKQAELLDRDQKTGLTSCRVEFGGDRETHGGYAHYVDWINTLIGADEIALNRFVEFPFANPSIMMRSELIEELGPFRDGNFPEDYELVLRWLEAGVKMRKVDEELLIWNDPPDRLSRNHPKYTVEAFYRIKSEYLFNWLQNRLGPNPKVGIIGSGRTSRKRYEMLESLGVETAFYVDVDPRKVGMYIHGKKVLGRNEIPPAGEIFLLSYIASWGAREEVAEFLHSQGFVMGRDYLLAS; encoded by the coding sequence ATGGGCAGTCCCAAAGTCTCGGTAACCATGCCTTGCTACAATTGCGAGTCCACCGTAGGCGCAGCAATTGAAAGTATCCTCAACCAGACATTCGAAGACCTCGAACTGGTGACTGTGGATGACGGCTCCGATGACAATACTGCCGAAATTCTAAAAGAATACGCCGCCCGTGATTCACGGTTAAAGCCGATCTTCCTTGAGCATCAGGGAGTGGTCGGCGCGGCGAATGCAGCCATTAGCGCGGCAAGCGGAGAATACATTGCCCGTATGGACGCTGATGATCTGGCCCTCCCTGAACGCATCGCGAAACAGGCAGAACTGCTGGACCGAGACCAGAAAACAGGACTCACATCCTGTCGGGTTGAATTCGGTGGTGACCGCGAAACACATGGCGGCTACGCCCATTATGTTGATTGGATCAACACCTTAATTGGTGCAGATGAAATTGCCCTGAACCGTTTTGTGGAATTTCCTTTTGCGAACCCTTCCATCATGATGCGCAGTGAACTCATTGAGGAACTCGGTCCGTTTCGTGACGGAAATTTCCCCGAAGATTATGAACTGGTGCTGCGCTGGCTGGAAGCTGGGGTAAAAATGCGTAAGGTGGATGAAGAACTTCTCATCTGGAATGATCCGCCGGACCGCCTATCCCGTAACCATCCAAAATATACGGTTGAAGCATTCTACCGCATCAAAAGCGAATATCTGTTTAACTGGCTGCAGAATAGACTCGGGCCGAATCCTAAAGTCGGAATTATCGGCTCAGGCAGGACATCCCGCAAGCGATACGAGATGCTGGAAAGCCTCGGCGTGGAAACGGCCTTTTATGTAGACGTTGATCCCCGTAAGGTCGGTATGTATATCCACGGCAAAAAAGTTCTTGGCCGCAATGAAATTCCGCCAGCAGGTGAGATTTTTCTGCTCTCCTACATAGCAAGCTGGGGAGCACGGGAAGAAGTAGCTGAATTCCTGCACTCTCAAGGCTTTGTCATGGGGCGGGACTATCTGCTGGCATCATAA